Proteins from one Ipomoea triloba cultivar NCNSP0323 chromosome 1, ASM357664v1 genomic window:
- the LOC116017152 gene encoding 26S proteasome non-ATPase regulatory subunit 11 homolog codes for MASSYIPATTDSLAQASEAKSPSEALSILYSILNNPSSSSDALRIKEQAISNLSDLLRQENRAEDLKNLLTKLRPFFSLIPKAKTAKIVRVIVDALSKMPGTSDLQIALCKDIVQWTRAEKRTFLRQRIEARLAALLMENKEYAEALTLLSGLIKEVRRLDDKLLLVEIDLLESKLHFALRNLPKAKAALTAARTAANAIYVPPGQQGSIDLQSGILHAEEKDYKTAYSYFYEAFEAFNALEDSQAIYSLKYMLLCKIMVSQADDVASIISSPKVGLQYQGPELDAMKAVADAHSKRSLKLFETALRDFKTQLDEDPIVHRHLSSLYDTLLEQNLCRLIEPFSKVEIDHIAELIELPADHVEKKLSQMILDKKFAGTLDQGAGCLVIFDDPKTDAIYPATLETISNMGKVVDSLFIRSAKIMA; via the coding sequence ATGGCTTCATCATACATTCCTGCAACAACAGATTCACTTGCTCAGGCTTCTGAGGCTAAAAGTCCATCTGAGGCTCTCTCTATCCTTTACAGCATCCTCAATAACCCTTCATCTTCTTCTGATGCTTTAAGGATAAAAGAACAGGCAATCTCCAATCTCTCTGACCTGCTAAGGCAGGAGAATAGGGCAGAGGATCTTAAAAACCTTCTGACCAAATTGCGACCCTTCTTTTCTTTGATACCAAAGGCAAAAACAGCAAAAATTGTTCGAGTTATTGTTGATGCATTGTCAAAAATGCCAGGTACATCTGACCTTCAGATTGCCCTTTGCAAAGACATAGTGCAGTGGACCCGAGCTGAGAAGCGAACTTTCCTTCGCCAAAGGATTGAGGCTAGACTTGCTGCTCTTTTGATGGAAAACAAGGAGTATGCTGAGGCATTGACACTCCTTTCGGGGCTGATTAAGGAGGTAAGAAGATTGGACGACAAGCTGTTGCTTGTGGAGATTGACTTGCTAGAGAGCAAGCTTCATTTTGCGTTGAGAAACCTTCCCAAAGCAAAAGCTGCGCTGACAGCTGCCCGTACAGCAGCCAATGCTATATATGTGCCTCCAGGTCAGCAGGGCTCTATTGATTTGCAGAGTGGGATCCTTCATGCTGAGGAGAAAGATTATAAAACAGCTTACAGCTATTTTTATGAAGCATTTGAAGCGTTTAATGCTCTTGAAGATTCACAGGCCATATATAGCCTCAAATATATGTTGCTTTGCAAGATCATGGTGAGCCAGGCTGACGATGTAGCAAGCATAATATCATCGCCTAAGGTTGGATTGCAGTATCAGGGACCAGAACTGGATGCTATGAAAGCTGTTGCTGATGCTCACTCAAAACGCTCATTGAAGCTATTTGAGACTGCTCTTCGAGATTTCAAGACACAGCTAGATGAAGATCCCATTGTCCACAGGCACCTTTCTTCCCTCTATGACACTTTGTTGGAGCAAAATCTTTGCAGGTTGATTGAGCCTTTCTCGAAGGTTGAAATCGATCATATTGCTGAGTTGATTGAGTTGCCCGCTGACCATGTTGAGAAGAAGCTATCCCAGATGATTTTGGATAAGAAGTTCGCTGGAACTCTCGACCAAGGTGCAGGATGCCTCGTAATTTTTGATGACCCCAAGACAGATGCCATATATCCCGCTACATTAGAAACCATCTCAAACATGGGGAAGGTTGTTGACAGTCTTTTCATAAGATCTGCCAAAATAATGGCTTGA
- the LOC116032425 gene encoding probable protein S-acyltransferase 22: MRKHGWQLPYHPLQVVAVAVFLALGFAFYVFFAPFVGNKLFQYIVMGLYSPLIVCVIGLYIWCAASDPADSGVFKSKKYIRVADNNKSAQAKESKLGGDSVQDANTALAGDKTFDNNSKDPNAATHLAAQTKKKIETSHQASCFSALLPLLPCAFVCNCSDQREESSEQTSEDGMFYCSLCEVEVFKYSKHCRVCDKCVDRFDHHCRWLNNCVGKRNYRKFFTLMVSALLLLILQWSTGILVLICCFIEKKRFYAEITSKLGSSFSVVPFVMVVAVCTILAMIATLPLAQLFFFHIILIKKGISTYDYIMALREQEQQGVEGQQSPQMSTASSITGLSSASSLNTFHRAAWCTPPPLFLEDQFDVVPPDNVSVSSLGRKTTVEEAAKKKNPAAVKINPWTLARMNAEDVSKAAAEARKKSKILQPVVRQQTPHAPEANSSFGSSDRQIALRPDNNKRRPSKRGVRLPAELPFENLSELLNETGQRNRGLVITEPSRSAFHPSQAKSSSRGIVVSSPESSLDSPDIRPLRVSGAEDAARHHAGLSTSGFTLQKEIPLSSSTSDGYDASGGEDSDRVPTRFMQRSAQWSDPKERDIRLIVPSSSSSQANSRRL, translated from the exons ATGAGGAAGCACGGATGGCAGCTTCCCTACCATCCTCTCCAG GTGGTAGCTGTTGCTGTGTTTCTGGCATTGGGATTTGCTTTCTATGTGTTCTTTGCGCCTTTTGTAGGGAATAAATTGTTTCAGTACATTGTAATGGGGCTATATTCACCACTT ATTGTATGTGTTATTGGCTTGTATATTTGGTGTGCTGCGTCTGATCCTGCTGATTCAGGAGTTTTCAAGTCAAAAAAGTATATTCGTGTTGCGGACAATAATAAATCTGCCCAGGCTAAAGAATCTAAACTAGGCGGAGACTCGGTACAAGATGCTAATACTGCTTTAGCTGGAGATAAAACTTTTGACAATAACAGTAAGGATCCCAACGCAGCCACACATCTTGCTgctcaaaccaaaaagaaaatcgAGACTTCTCATCAAGCATCGTGTTTTTCTGCATTGTTACCTTTACTACCCTGTGCTTTTGTGTGCAACTGTTCTGATCAACGTGAAGAGTCCTCTGAACAGACAAGTGAAGATGGCATGTTCTATTGCAGTTTATGTGAAGTAGAG GTGTTCAAATACAGCAAGCACTGTAGAGTATGTGACAAATGTGTTGACCGCTTTGATCACCACTGCAGG TGGCTAAATAATTGTGTAGGCAAAAGGAACTATCGGAAATTCTTTACTCTCATGGTTTCTGCTCTCCTACTG CTTATACTTCAGTGGTCAACAGGGATCCTTGTTCTAATCTGCTGCTTTATAGAGAAGAAGAGATTCTATGCCGAAATCACCTCAAAATTAGGAAGCAGCTTCTCTGTGGTTCCATTTGTTATGGTTGTG GCAGTCTGCACCATATTGGCGATGATAGCAACATTGCCGCTTGCTCAACTTTTCTTCTTTCACATAATTCTTATCAAGAAG GGAATTAGCACATATGATTATATCATGGCCCTGAGGGAGCAAGAGCAACAAGGCGTTGAAGGTCAGCAAAGTCCCCAAATGTCGACAGCTAGTTCCATTACTGGGCTAAGCAGTGCAAGCTCCCTTAATACTTTTCATCGGGCGGCATGGTGCACACCCCCGCCTCTCTTTCTTGAGGATCAG TTTGATGTGGTTCCTCCTGACAATGTATCTGTCAGTTCACTCGGGAGAAAGACTACGGTTGAGGAGGCGGCCAAGAAAAAGAACCCTGCAGCCGTGAAGATCAATCCATGGACATTAGCAAGGATGAATGCCGAGGATGTTTCAAAGGCTGCTGCCGAGGCACGGAAGAAGTCAAAAATTCTGCAGCCTGTTGTGAGACAGCAAACTCCTCATGCCCCTGAAGCTAACAGTAGTTTTGGAAGTAGTGACCGTCAAATCGCCCTTAGGCCTGACAATAACAAGCGGCGACCTAGTAAGCGTGGTGTTCGACTACCTGCAGAGCTACCATTTGAAAATTTGAGTgaattattgaatgaaactggTCAAAGAAATAGAGGCCTTGTGATCACTGAGCCATCAAGAAGCGCTTTCCACCCGAGCCAAGCAAAGTCCAGCTCGAGAGGCATTGTTGTTTCTTCTCCCGAGAGCAGTTTGGACTCTCCTGATATTCGCCCTCTCCGGGTCTCAGGAGCTGAAGATGCTGCTAGGCATCACGCGGGTCTATCAACATCGGGATTTACTTTACAGAAGGAAATCCCGTTGTCAAGCTCAACTAGCGATGGATATGATGCGTCTGGTGGTGAAGATAGCGACCGAGTTCCTACCAGATTCATGCAAAGATCAGCACAGTGGAGTGACCCGAAAGAGAGGGACATCAGATTGATTGTGCCGTCTTCTTCATCAAGCCAGGCTAACAGCAGAAGGCTTTGA